In a genomic window of Vigna angularis cultivar LongXiaoDou No.4 chromosome 6, ASM1680809v1, whole genome shotgun sequence:
- the LOC108342969 gene encoding DExH-box ATP-dependent RNA helicase DExH11 isoform X2: MDPIYAANELAFRVGFSGHSGHLRLEPLTTPERHNPLRSIPDYIPPPAFPSETPESIKKYIEETYLQPRLDPDEFSAEKVGRQWEFDWFDRAEVPLEPSLPRTMVIPVWEPPFRRSNNGSVKGIWEPKFEEVDVSDLKLGETESGPLPRTSGKDFVRGSINNRPFRPGGLDDSRSVERVLPEGASNGEWVREILNGGPAQTIPPSLKQGLDFGELKSHPCSWNVCKEANPLQSSSVEKLSELSVQFDDLFKKAWEEDADGEQEQDEVESVILEAEVGTAEVSSKPHDSETSLDDILSVDSEGPELHLDGFSDEIEQMKKEAWAMHESSDRIVDCFHELVPDMALEFPFELDAFQKEAIYYLEKGESVFVAAHTSAGKTVVAEYAFALASKHCTRAVYTAPIKTISNQKYRDFCGKFDVGLLTGDVSLRPEASCLIMTTEILRSMLYRGADIIRDIEWVIFDEVHYVNDVDRGVVWEEVIIMLPRHINIVLLSATVPNTIEFADWIGRTKQKEIRVTGTTKRPVPLEHCLYHSGELYKICESETFLPQGLKAAKEVSRKRNLTAGGASGPKVGISAGHENARGSKRENISRMKQHGANFSGTGRGYQNNSNGQSNWELRRADASMWLMLINKLSKKSLLPVVIFCFSKNRCDKSADSLTRTDLTSSSEKSEIRLFCDKAFSRLKGSDKYLPQVVRVQNLLRRGIGVHHAGLLPIVKEVVEMLFCRGVIKVLFSTETFAMGVNAPARTVVFDSLRKFDGKEFRQLLSGEYTQMAGRAGRRGLDKIGTVILICRDELPEESDLKRVIVGSATRLESQFRLTYIMILHLLRVEELKVEDMLKRSFAEFHAQKKLPEMQQLLKRKLDQPRKAIECIKGEPTIEEYYDLYSEAETYNNQISEAILQSPNAQQFLNRGRVVIVKSESAQDHLLGVVVKTPSPSNKTYIVFVIKPDMPSLMQSASSGAMQNKSGSFDQGYFVMPKSRRGLLDEYSTSVSARKGKGIINITMPYCGSASGMGYEVREVDSKEFLCICSTKIKIDPVGLLEDVSSSVYSKTVQLLVDLKSDGNKYPPALDPVRDLKLRDVKLVAKYQKWTRLLEKMSQNQCHGCIKLEEHLKLAKEIKKHEEEVYALQFQMSDEALKQMPDFQGRIDVLKKIECIDEDLVVQMKGRVACEMNSGEELICTECLFENQMDELEPEEAVAIMSAFVFQQRNTSEPSLTPKLAEAKQRVLRLLKYVSLLMFLKA, encoded by the exons ATGGATCCGATCTATGCAGCCAACGAGCTCGCTTTCCGGGTCGGATTTTCCGGCCACAGTGGTCACCTCAGACTGGAGCCGCTCACCACGCCGGAGCGCCACAACCCGCTCCGTTCCATTCCCGATTATATTCCG CCACCTGCCTTTCCTAGCGAGACACCTGAATCTATAAAGAAGTACATAGAAGAGACGTATCTCCAGCCAAGATTGGATCCTGATGAATTTTCGGCAGAAAAGGTTGGGAGGCAGTGGGAGTTTGACTGGTTTGACAGGGCTGAAGTTCCTCTCGAGCCATCACTGCCACGAACTATGGTCATTCCAGTTTGGGAACCACCATTTCGACGTTCAAACAATGGATCAGTTAAAGGAATCTGGGAACCAAAATTTGAGGAG GTGGATGTATCTGATCTGAAGTTGGGAGAGACTGAATCTGGGCCATTACCACGCACTTCTGGAAAGGACTTTGTAAGGGGAAGCATTAACAATCGTCCTTTCCGTCCAGGAGGTTTGGATGATTCTAGAAGTGTAGAAAGAGTTCTTCCAGAAGGTGCTTCAAATGGTGAATGGGTGCGTGAAATTTTGAATGGTGGTCCTGCTCAGACAATTCCTCCAAGCTTAAAGCAAGGGTTGGACTTTGGCGAGCTCaag tcccATCCATGCTCATGGAATGTCTGCAAGGAAGCCAATCCTCTCCAGAGTTCATCAGTTGAAAAATTG AGTGAATTGTCCGTACAGTTTGATGACTTGTTTAAGAAGGCTTGGGAAGAAGATGCTGATGGAGAACAAGAGCAAGATG AAGTGGAGTCTGTTATATTGGAAGCTGAAGTTGGTACAGCTGAGGTGTCAAGTAAACCACATGATAGTGAAACGTCACTTGATGATATTTTATCAGTTGACTCAGAAGGACCAGAATTGCATTTGGATGGATTTAGTGATGAAATTGAACAGATGAAGAAGGAA GCTTGGGCTATGCATGAGTCCAGTGATCGAATTGTAGATTGCTTTCATGAACTTGTTCCTGACATGGCACTAGAGTTTCCATTTGAACTGGACGCATTTCAGAAGGAG GCTATTTATTATCTTGAGAAGGGGGAGTCTGTTTTTGTTGCTGCTCACACATCAGCTGGAAAAACTGTAGTTGCCGAATATGCATTTGCTTTAGCATCAAAA CATTGCACTAGAGCAGTGTATACTGCTCCAATAAAAACAATCAGCAATCAGAAATATAGAGATTTCTGTGGAAAGTTTGATGTTGGGCTTCTTACTGGGGATGTAAGCTTGAGGCCAGAGGCTTCTTGTCTCATCATGACCACAGAAATTCTAAGATCAATGCTCTACCGGGGTGCTGATATAATTCGGGACATCGAATGG GTTATATTTGATGAGGTGCACTATGTCAATGATGTAGATAGAGGAGTTGTTTGGGAAGAAGTAATTATCATGCTTCCAAGACACATCAATATAGTCCTCCTTTCTGCCACG GTTCCTAATACTATTGAATTTGCCGATTGGATTGGCAGGacaaaacaaaaggaaataaGGGTTACAGG AACAACAAAAAGACCTGTCCCATTGGAGCACTGCCTGTATCATTCTGGAGAACTTTACAAAATTTGTGAAAGTGAAACATTTCTGCCTCAGGGGTTGAAAGCTGCTAAAGAAGTCTCAAGAAAAAGGAATTTGACTGCTGGTGGTGCTTCAGGACCAAAGGTAGGTATTTCAGCAGGTCATGAAAATGCCAGAGGTTCAAAACGTGAAAATATATCTCGCATGAAGCAGCATGGAGCTAATTTCTCTGGAACTGGTAGAGGCTATCAAAATAATAGCAATGGCCAGAGCAATTGGGAATTGAGGAGAGCAGATGCTTCAATGTGGTTGATGCTTATCAACAAGCTCTCCAAAAAGTCATTATTGCCT GtggttatattttgtttttctaagaATCGCTGTGATAAATCAGCTGATAGTTTGACTAGAACTGACTTAACTAGTAGCTCAGAGAAAAGTGAGATCCGACTTTTCTGTGACAAAGCATTTTCGCGACTGAAGGGATCTGACAAATATTTACCACAG GTTGTTCGAGTACAGAATCTTCTTCGCAGAGGTATTGGTGTACATCATGCTGGCCTTCTTCCAATTGTAAAGGAAGTTGTTGAAATGCTCTTTTGCCGAGGGGTTATCAAG gTCTTGTTTTCAACTGAGACATTTGCAATGGGAGTCAATGCACCTGCTAGAACA GTAGTTTTTGATTCTCTAAGGAAGTTTGATGGCAAGGAATTTAGGCAGCTACTATCAGGAGAATATACTCAAATGGCTGGTCGTGCTGGCAGAAGAGGACTTGACAAGATTGGTACTGTTATTCTGATATGTCGTGATGAACTCCCAGAAGAGAGTGATTTAAAGCGTGTTATTGTTGGAAGTGCAACCCGACTTGAATCTCAATTTCGGCTAACCTATATTATGATTCTACATCTTCTTCGGGTTGAGGAATTAAAG GTAGAGGACATGCTTAAAAGAAGTTTTGCCGAATTCCATGCTCAGAAAAAGCTTCCAGAAATGCAACAGCTTTTGAAGCGAAAACTTGACCAGCCCAGAAAGGCTATTGA ATGTATAAAGGGTGAACCAACCATTGAAGAATACTATGATTTATATTCAGAAGCTGAGACATACAACAACCAAATATCAGAGGCAATTTTGCAGTCTCCTAATGCCCAACAGTTTCTGAATAGGGGAAGAGTTGTAATTGTAAAATCAGAATCA GCGCAGGACCATTTGCTTGGAGTGGTTGTGAAAACTCCATCACCCAGTAATAAGACATATATTGTTTTCGTGATTAAACCTGACATGCCATCCTTGATGCAAAGTGCCTCCAGTGGTGCTATGCAGAATAAAAGTGGGTCATTTGACCAAGGTTATTTTGTAATGCCAAAATCAAGACGTGGGCTTTTAGATGAATATAGTACATCTGTTTCTGCCCGCAAAGGAAAAGGTATCATCAACATCACAATGCCCTATTGTGGCTCTGCCAGTGGAATGGGCTATGAAGTTCGAGAAGTTGACAGTAAAGAGTTTCTGTGCATATGCAGtaccaaaattaaaattgaccCAGTTGGACTTCTTGAAGATGTTAGCAGCTCTGTTTATTCAAAGACTGTTCAGTTGCTTGTGGATTTGAAATCAGATGGAAATAAGTATCCTCCAGCTTTGGATCCCGTCAGAG ATCTGAAGTTAAGAGATGTGAAGCTTGTGGCAAAATACCAAAAGTGGACTAGATTATTGGAGAAGATGTCCCAGAATCAGTGTCATGGGTGTATAAAATTGGAAGAACACCTCAAATTGGCGAAGGAGATTAAAAAACATGAAGAAGAAGTCTATGCTCTTCAGTTTCAAATGTCAGATGAAGCACTTAAACAGAT